The Magnolia sinica isolate HGM2019 chromosome 10, MsV1, whole genome shotgun sequence genome includes a window with the following:
- the LOC131217057 gene encoding vegetative cell wall protein gp1-like, translated as MKDFPHPMKTKKTLSVFTIVILYLAISCIVTATQARRIPGDAMEKGIMIIRSYVGRPSYKPPPPKGPTPIVPSRDLDSPKGPTPIVPSRALDSPKGPTPIVPARALDSPKGPTPIVPARALDSPKGPTPIVPARALDSPKGPTPIVPARALDSPKGPTPIVPARDLDYPVWPEPPASTQLLLEE; from the exons ATGAAAGACTTTCCTCATCCCATGAAGACTAAGAAAACTCTTTCGGTCTTCACTATCGTCATCCTTTACCTTGCAATATCTTGCATAGTAACTGCAACTCAAGCAAGAAGAATTCCTGGTG ATGCTATGGAAAAGGGGATTATGATCATAAGAAGCTACGTAGGCCGTCCATCTTATAAACCTCCACCACCGAAAGGACCAACACCGATCGTTCCCTCAAGAGATTTGGATTCTCCAAAAGGACCAACACCAATCGTTCCCTCAAGAGCTTTGGATTCTCCAAAAGGACCAACACCAATCGTTCCTGCAAGAGCTTTGGATTCTCCAAAAGGACCAACACCAATCGTTCCTGCAAGAGCTTTGGATTCTCCAAAAGGACCAACACCAATCGTTCCTGCAAGAGCTTTGGATTCTCCAAAAGGACCAACACCAATCGTTCCTGCAAGAGCTTTGGATTCTCCAAAAGGACCAACACCAATCGTTCCCGCAAGAGATTTGGATTATCCAGTATGGCCTGAGCCGCCAGCTTCTACTCAGCTTCTTCTTGAAGAGTAA